tttttgagATCTAACATAATCgtgtttttttgtgtttatctctattattttctttttcgttttcagatctatgaatttcatattgtttgggttctatttttcttttcaagtaGTTTCATCAGTTCATTGTATATTGTTGTCATACAAGTCTTTTGTTTTCCCTTGTTCTTATTTATTGGTTGATTTTTTGGATACAAGTTCTTTAGTtgtttttctgaattttttctttattttctttttgaaagttttttttcttttcaacatCTAGGATTTTCGTGTTTTTGTGTTCTTTGGGATGTCAATGTTGTAATCTCTAAGTCCTATATCTCCATCTTTTGATTTTCTTCTGCTAGGTTTTTTGGTATTattcttatcttatttgttttattttttttgcgaAACAAATATGTACATGATTATGGGTGATGTATTGTGTTGTCAGCGTTGATGAGTTTATTTGTGTATTGTGTGTAGttgttcttttgtttcttttttaacgATGTTGTTTTGGTTGCTTTTTGTGTTATTTCCTCTTTGTGGTAGTGAAGTTTAAATCTTTTTTGTGTGTTagtgttttgttgttttctatttgtttattaagagggttttattttgtttctcttcAGTGTTATTTCCTATCTTGATGAGATACttcaattcttattttatctccTTATTGTTGTCTTATAAAAGCATAATCTTGTTGATGGAAATTGTAGAACTATTAATCAATTACCTAATGGACTCTTTTAACATGTTTGTTTGTTCGgatttatatttcatttgttGGCTAAAATGTGATGCGGTTAGTTGTTGAGGGTTAAGAATTTGTTTATGATCTTTATTTATTCTcatattaaatgtatattttgggttatattttagagttatttcttttcttaacggacaaaaatacaataaatattctGGTTGAGTCAGTTataggttgttgttgttgtatacATGAtaaatgacttttattttctattttctattcatttctaTTGATTTctgtttgtatttgttttttcaagttACATGGTTACTTAtgagaaaaataagagaaaataagaGGTGAGATTTGTGCTAAACCTCTAAGAATGGTGAACATTTAATTGTCTTTTTGTACTCCTTAGTCTGAAATGTCTTTGGATTTTTTaagatttcaatttaaatttatacgtATTTTGGTTTATTTATCTAAAACTTGTACGCATTTAACTTTTGGAAGCTATTTggattttaaagttattttactAGTAGTTAGTTGTGCTGTTAGTGTATTTTGCATTGTTTGGTATATTGTTATGTTTCATGGTTCTATATGTTTTTCCATGTTGTAGTTGGGATGAAAACTGGACCAATCTAATCTCTTGAGCATGATTAGTAAATATggtttgtaaatttttttttatgttttaaaaagttttgCAGTTTTGTTAGACATTGTTTCTAGATGTTTCACAGGAGACATTATTTTTATGcattaaaatttaacatgaaagtttgatgataatataataatgataagaaatttattgttacatgtCTAAGCCTAATATAATATCTTACGACGAATAGAACATGATGTCTTTCAAGAGAGACATTATTGTATACATAGTTGTGAAgcttttaatcaatatattattcaattatataataCACTCTTCTACcaagtttgattattttgttttatgctTCATATGTTTGCCAAAATGTAAGGTAGTTAGTTGTTTAGGGGAAAATAATTGTTAGTGATCTTTAATTATTCTCCTATTGAAGGTATATTTTGACTTAtattttagtgttatttttttccttatcaGACAACAAAATTGTagatattaattgataaatgacttttatttttctatttgctATTCATTTCTGTTTGTAGTTGTTTATTCAGGTTAGCAAGTTTAGTTATGAGCAAAACAATAAGTGAGATTTATCTCAAACCTCTATGAATAGGGAACATTTAGATGTTTTTTGTACtctttattctaaaatatatttggattcttcaatatttcaatttaaatttgtacgttttttagtttatttatctaaaatttgtacggatttaaactttatatatatatatatatatatatatatatatatatatatatattaaatatgatttcATACGATTTTTTTTGAAtagtaaaagttaaatatgatCTTTTTGTACTTgtagttcatttttttaattgtttgctTATTTGTGTCATTTAaactttttcatatatattttctaaaatatatgtcatgattttttaaatagtagaagttaaatataatttttgttgtacttgtagttagtattttttaattgttggtTGATTTGTGTCTGTTTATACCAAATAGTTGTGATTAGAAATGAGTAAAAGTTGAATCAGGTTACGATTTCAGTCAAAATTAACATGTCTTCTTATGTTCTAAAGAAACTGAAATTTTCTACTTTGTAAAATATGTGACTTTGACTCATACTAAAATCATTCCTTTacttctatttcttttatctcatAACATGTATAGATTGTTCTGTTGTTTCTATGGAAGGGACAAATACAAAGAGAGAAGCATTAGAGAAATATAAGATTGTGGTCATCTGGCAAGAAAGCTGACATTCTGCTACTCCTCTCAACATCACATCATGTAACGTTTTCTTTGTTGCTAATATTTTAGtgttgtaaatttattaaaccTTTTGTAGTTAAATAATCGCttgtcatgtttttttttctcatggatttttaagaaaatatgaagaaattTGTGCTCCTTGAGTGGAAGAATTTGGTTGCATCACAAATAATACTTACGATAAAGTAGAGAAATGACATTTGATAGTATTGTTGGAACCTTcgtatttttaaattgttttcattatGTTTGATAGTGACATAAAACACATAATCGTTTGTACTTAATAGGTATTGAAATGAGAGTGAGGTTTTAAATATGTTgcattttcaattatttgttcCTACTGCTAAAACATTTATCAGGAGTCTACTCTATGTGCAGTTTCAATTATAATGCTCACtaatattattcaaaaaaaatagaataaaaaaaatatcaacacaaataaaaagagaaacatacataaaaatattggtGTTCAGAGACGATATAAGATTCAATTCAAGAATGAGATATGTAAGAGGATAAAATGGATTTATAAATCTGTTGGAGGGGAGAACcgcatttcaaaataatttggcTTCCTTAATCGAATTTCGAAatccaataaatttaaaatcggATTTTGATATTCAATTGATACCTAAAAATGTCATTTATTTAATTGGATTTCGAAATTCGTCATTTAATTGACCAATTTTCGAAATTCATTGACTTTCTTAACCAAATGTCTAAATCCGATAAAtgttttctcatatttttttgttgcttttttcatttttttagtgttattttacgaaaatgaaattattcatatataaaCATATCACCATGCATCAATATAACATCAATTACCATTATATGAACTATGTAGAAAACATCAAACTATACATACCTGTGCGGAATAACCTAAATGAAATAATGGAAGTGTTAGGATCAAGCGTTTATCAGTATGCCAAATGTTATAACCATTAGTTAGATCGTAATTTTgtttacttaagagtgtaactGCCAAAGTACCATAATTCGAAGCAATTGTCCTACTAGGGAATCTTACTCTTGGATTTTGACTTGGCTCATCTGGTCTCCACCACGGGACAATTGTGCAACCCACAACAATCTCTCTCTTAACAGTTGCCCACCAGAAATCAAACTCGTGACCTTAACTCTAATTCCAATTATTGGAAAAAATCCCTTACCATCACCctattaatagagaaataattttgtcaatatttttattattatttcaagcTAAGTAcacatatataataacaaagaacatacatattttttattaaaactatttctaatatttagaaaagGAAGACATCTAAAAAACTCTTCGAATACAGCTTTTATTGTaagatgaaatttattaaaaattatataattatgttaagtTTTACTTTTCATCTAACACACATAGATGATGTGTCACTTTAGATTACttattgtaaggcccattaatttTGGCTTACTAATTTTTCTGCCCTAGAGTAAAGGGTTGCCCCTTGTGCTTGGGCTTAGAGCTGGCCCAACTGATAAAACCTGTTTCAGTTACCCTAATGCCCCGTTTTCCTTGCATTCGTAGAACCTTCAGCCGTTTCCTCTCCACTGTGCcgctagagctctgctagggttcgtTTCCCACCTCGAACCAGTCTGCCTAAAGCTCAAGTAGTGATTCCAACTCCACGTAAGTGATTCTGACCCTACCGTATTTACTTCCTAAGTTGTTCGCATTTCACCGTTTAGGGTTCGAACTAATCCCGTTTTCTTCCACTGTTCTACTGTTTCACCAGTTCTTCAAGTCCATCACTCGAGTTGTCGTGCTCCGAGGTCCTGCGTCGAAGTTCTGTTAGcctttttccaggtacgggaagttagggtttctagTTTCGAGTCGTTTTGAACTGCGTTTGAGTTGGTTGTTGATCTTATGGCTTgatctttcatttttatgtgTGTGAATGTCTTGTATGATTTGTTTGGTTGAGAAGCATGACTGTTACaggagaacagtggcgagacctgttaatctcgcccaagcgagccagtctcgcctaggcgagatgaacagGGAGCTTGCCCAGGACTTTTGCGCGAAAGGTTGCCCAGGCGATCAGCTTGgctttttgagcgagcgagcatctcgcccaggcgagaggggtctcgcctaagcgagatcccgcgtgtgctcctgctgcctttttcgagccctcgcctaggcgaagggggctcgcctggcGAGActatctcgcctgagcgagacccttcagcctgagcgaggtgctgggcgagatgAAATGAGTTGGTTTATGATGAGATGAAATGAGTTGGgcctggaacatgaaaggcgTTGGCTTAATGGTTGGTACAATTAACGTATACATGCATGGTGAATGTCATTTTGGCTGCGTGGTTATGTTTTGTaggtgtcagtgcataattccttggggtctctaggtgagactttcagggtcgcgcttcagtggtcgggacgtaattccatggcccctgttagtgggtgttcatggtggtgccccatctgtataactaggtaaggattcaaggtaaggacaacatcctgacactctaaggggccagttagtctcacttaaagtggactgactcctgtggtgagagtagcaagaggcctgaaattcattaagggctaaccttgtggtgagggaaatttgattcatcgtaacacttgtaacacttagctcgggggtgagcagctcgagggtgagcagaggtatccaccacaagtgcaagcgtccgctGAATCCGATCAAGTTAtgcgtatccggatgagtcgagtcgagtcgcagtgtattgattgagagtcgtaacatgcttggttgttatatggatatgggatgatgaagatatatttgactgtatgatgaatatgttatCGGCTCTaacttacccgttttgttgcatggttgtattgtatgtggttgttctttcttgtgatgatcatcaattcgattgatgggagcatatgagcgaggttctcgtggtcaacaaagaaatggtgatttcgctgcttagccatctgggttGGAGTTTTACTTCatgatttctttagggctatgacccatgtatCGCTTTATGCATTTCTactattttctcttttgttagaCTTGTATATGGTTTCCgtcggcatcgtggtgtgcccagactgtaggggttgtgttcaggATCCCAAGACTACGCTACAGTACTATtattgtgtgacgtttcctttgatttcgcttaataattaaatgggacgttacacttATAGCGTTACACAATTCAATAGTTTTGTTAATGTTGATGAATTAGAAaagggtatatatatataccactACACTATGAGtatcaaaataaaactatttaggATATTCCTGGATCCCGTTATTTGTATTACAGattaaagaaattttttgtttatgtcTTTATGATTTCTAATTCTCTAGTCCAATTAAAcactaacaaaatattaataagaaatttcataatttttagtaCCTTAACTTGAATtcaacttattttaaattttacatttaattgaaTTGAATAAGATAATTCaactttattgaattttatttttttggataaattgtatgatataacaaaaaaaatatttaaatattaaacaggtattaatagttaataaataataaaattgatgtttttttattccatctttattgatattatacttttttatcaatttttatcacgtttttgtttaattaacaCTCTTCTTAATTTATATAGGTTGAAATTGGTTTTActcaatataattaatattttaattatttagactAACACCCATGTGAGAGTTATTTATAtcaggattaaatatatttttgtctctcCAGTTTTAGtgagatttaaaattaattttttattgaaattttggattaatttaattatttatctttaaaaatgtgtaaatttaatctttttaataatattttgttaagtttatttgaaatttcaagcacgttttattctattaaaattatttttccaaataCATTATACACAGCTAAGTTAAcacaaaattcaaaaccaaaggCATCATGAAAATCTCTGGAGAGAAAAATCAATCAGAAAGCAGAGTTACCTTGCAGTAATAATAGAAGTCTTTCTGATTATGTGGTTTGGGTTCTATGACCCATGTCTTTATCTTTCACGGGTCATTTAGTTGAAAAATAAccttaattcaattatttatgaataaaaaagagtaattcattttatatttaaatgagagAGATAAAAAGGTAAACAGAGGGAGATAAAAGATGtcgttttatttcatatataggTGGGGAATGGATAAGACGATGAGGGTGCAAATAGTGAAGAAGCAGATGATGTAAATAGTGAATAAGATGATGGTACTAGGAGCATGATGTTCATAGAGGAGCATAGAAATGATTGTAATAAATGGAAGCACCAGGAGCATTTTTCTTGTGCAGAATGTCCATGACACGGAGGAAGAAGACGAAGGGTTCGGCGTTCTCTGGGCTGAACCCAGCCAAGAGCTTCCTTATGGGATAAATCTGGGTGAGTTCATCGTACCTCTGCAACAGCGCAGTAGGGTCCTCAATAGGATGAAGCTGCTTCGGGAACTGGCAATCCACATAATCAAACAAGAACGGCACGGAAGTGTACAAAGGAGGGTAGAACTCCTTGTTGAGGCTAAAGGTGGGGGAAATGGAAGCTACGGTGATTACCCCATTGTCCTGCAGGTTCTTTATCAGACCTCTCACGCAATGGATAAAGTCATCGGCTGAGGCATCGATTGTCTCGTACTGCACGTCGATGCCGTCCACTTGGAGGTTCACCTCCTGGATGAGGCGCGTGAGTGAGTCGGTGGCGTTGACGATCCATGCATCTCTGTCGAGGATTTTGAAGGGGTTGTCGCGGTTTATGAAGGGGTTGCCGCGGTTGCCGCGGTTGCCGATGCAGATGAACACTTTCACCTCCACGCCCATGCTTCCGGCCTTCTCCCTGAACCGCTTGATGGCTTCTGGTGTCACCTTCGCAAGGTCCCAGCCGGGGCGGAAGATGCCGTTGGTGGGTTGGCCGAATTCGTCGGAATCGGTGGCGAAGGTGAGTGCGATCTGATACTCCTTCAGGAACTTGTTCGAGAAGTCCACATGCTCGAACGAGTTGTCGAAGGTGTATTGACGGAAAATGTACAACATTGTGTGAAGGAAGGAAAGAGTTTAAGGTTGCAACTTCTTGTGTTTTGGTGTGGAAGATTGCATACCCAAGATACTCCTTATATACTGGTGCAGTGCAGGGTttcattcttcattttcataatgtTATTCATTTTTCACGTgtccttcatcttccaaatattaaaattataagaatgaaattattattattattattattattattattattgtagaattaaaaatatatatgagtAGATATAGTGAGTATTTGAATTGAGGCAGGAGAAAAGGAAGAAGTTAAGGACAAAGTTAGGGTTAGTGTGATGCTACGATTTCAATAATTCTGGCTAAGAAACAAAATAAGTTCCTCTTCATTGACTACTTTTGGATGTGTGGTCCTGGATTTCCGAAAATGGATACTATGTAAAAATATCTAtatgtcaaaatattttttacatttctgaccaaaatattatttaatatttttcatttttcattttaaaactttagtttagttttttttttttcatgattcaATTTGAGAGAGAAAGTTAGATTGTAGTTGGTGATGAGTGTTAATTAGCATAGATTGTAGAAGATGCAGGCCTCCACATCATTTTGTTCGCATTAGGATATTATGTTTTTCTGGTTAAGAGTTTGCAATATGAACACAACTAGAGTTATTTGCATAATTTCTTTCAcacaattattcttttttttttttcttgtagtcaATGACAATTTGTGAAAGGAATGAACATATTAATTAGGTTTATGTTTACATTCAAATATTGTATCAGACTTAGGGagaacaaagagagagagagggagagtgTTGAGTTTTAGTTTAAAGGAATAAAAGAGATTAACAAGAGGTATATGAACTCAACTCTGAAGAAACTTTTCTTGCTTTTACCTTTTAACTTAAATGTcgatagaaaaattattttttaacaattaaattttgataaatttattttataagatgatattttttaagtgattttttattttctttatttttctcattttttatattccaaaatcacttaaaagatgttacttcaaatgataaaaaaaaattatcaaaatatcattatccttacctgtattattataaaagaaacctGAACTtgataaaatgattatataacTTCTAAAATCTGAGtacttatagaaaaaaaaaattacaaatcacAGCACATAAATGAATCGATCATTTAACCATTAATCTACTAACATAATTAAtcatattcataacaaaatttattttaattaatatttttaaaataaaattattgaagagAGTATTACTAAGAAAAAGAaggatttaaatatttataataaaataaattttaaatatccaCAAAATAATGATCATCAATAGGAGATGTTAAAACTCTCCACACAAAAACCTTCACAATATAACTCATGTAATAGGAATCGtccaaaattttacaaattggTTGATACAACTCTAAATGTGGAAATTTTAAAACCTCCGTAACaaactataaattatatttttttgtcccTATTTTCAATTTGctccctcaattttttttatctcaatctggtccctattttgggaaatttgatgcaatcaagtcctttccgttagtgatGTAGTAACAgtgttaaatggggtgtcaCATGTTGGTTTCTggcttttttgaatttttttatttatttttatttgtttatatcttttttgaattttcttttatttttatttattttttataaatttttaaaaaattaaaaaatttgccatgtggcagtgacaatgtcacgtgtcactattatggcaggtgtcattttctcattctcaatttgatcattttaatttttgtttcaatttagtctcaatttttgtaaaaattatgcaatttcgtCTCCtccaaatgaaaacaaaaattaacttttatataaatgttatacaaacatttttattaaattgagaATAGGggaatgacacatggcataatagtgacacgtgacactatcAATGCCACATcgcacgatgtcagcttgacacgtggctaaatttttaattttttttaaaaaatttaaataaataaataaataattcaaaaatattcaaaaaaatcaaaaaatccaAGAACTGACACATGTCACTCCATTTAACGTCGTTACTACACCATTAACGGAAAAGACTTGATTGCattaaattttccaaaataaggatcaaattgagataaaaaaaattgaggaaccaaattgatattttgctacgaaaatgggaaCCAAAGgtataatttaaacttttctttttgtaGTGGAAGGAAATGAAATACGTAAATTAGATTACACATAACAAATAACTAAGCCATAAAACgaaaacaattaaacaaaattttaaatttgtatgttgtttcg
This region of Vigna unguiculata cultivar IT97K-499-35 chromosome 5, ASM411807v1, whole genome shotgun sequence genomic DNA includes:
- the LOC114184770 gene encoding ruBisCO-associated protein-like gives rise to the protein MLYIFRQYTFDNSFEHVDFSNKFLKEYQIALTFATDSDEFGQPTNGIFRPGWDLAKVTPEAIKRFREKAGSMGVEVKVFICIGNRGNRGNPFINRDNPFKILDRDAWIVNATDSLTRLIQEVNLQVDGIDVQYETIDASADDFIHCVRGLIKNLQDNGVITVASISPTFSLNKEFYPPLYTSVPFLFDYVDCQFPKQLHPIEDPTALLQRYDELTQIYPIRKLLAGFSPENAEPFVFFLRVMDILHKKNAPGASIYYNHFYAPL